One genomic region from Pseudanabaena sp. BC1403 encodes:
- a CDS encoding tetratricopeptide repeat protein, whose amino-acid sequence MRNQLGSVLIALVLGCLPVQVMVCESVSAQTTSDRKAEAESLIELSDQQIKKNQLREAVKTLEKALELYRQNKDPTGTSNAIQKLGNAYMDLEEYPKAISLYQQALEIAKKIGDPNIEGHLFFNLGNAYSSINQTQKEIEYYQQAVDRYKQVGNLKDQADSLKYIGYAYYSLGNYQKSIEYYRQALAIARKVRDHNGEASILYTIGNIYEKTWQYQNAVYFYQQLSVISKQIGDQQSAGAALNDLGLAYDKLAQYQKAIESFQEAIDIAKKIGNDPIGEIINLGGVYHSLGRYQKAIELYQSALHSTSPYGRATVLHNTGIAYGRLGKYQKAIDLFQQSLAISKQIGSREGEASSLSGLGRSYGSLGEYQKAIKFFQQSLAIAKKIGSRDGEASSLSNLGIAYGKLGEYQKAIDLFQQSLAITKQIGDRAGEGSSLNNFGELFVKQNQHELAIVFYKESVNVYESIRKDIKGLSKDEKESYLSTIAQTYRNLADLLLKQGRILEAQQVLELLKVEEIRAYTRNTRAVDDTNGIATNKTETKTLDKHSSLIALGLRVDECEQKKCPEISQLIKQRQVVATEYDKTVETLVKEIRDRTTNDKAFFDPNLTGKMEEIVTAQPKTILIYHLILKDKIWVLWASKGGITKSIEVPNIGLEKVSSNVLKLRNLLQSPENLEELQKTSQQLREWLIPPQLQAELSANDIKHLVFAPDSVTRYIPMGVLYDGKKYLVENYTIATIISAGLTDTTSRLPNPAKNTSVLAAGLSQPVSGYSSLPNVLTEINAIVRTADNPTKGIYDGIKLLDSTFTKDSLLDNLGSYAIAHIATHGKFVSGDPDKSFLVLGNGKTLPIPEIKKLRGLSKLHLVVLSACQTALGGTNGDGTEISGISYFFLGIGAKSVIASLWEVSDDSTSLLMQQFYNNLSKSSDSAPVTKSEAIQQAQLSLLQKKITAKDNIQRGNIAVVYRGGAKPTDNYSHPYYWSPFILIGNGL is encoded by the coding sequence ATGCGTAATCAGTTGGGATCTGTGTTAATTGCTTTGGTGTTGGGTTGTTTGCCTGTACAGGTGATGGTGTGTGAGTCTGTCTCTGCCCAAACTACATCAGATCGTAAAGCAGAAGCTGAAAGCTTGATAGAACTAAGTGATCAACAAATCAAAAAGAATCAACTTCGAGAGGCAGTCAAGACATTAGAGAAAGCTTTAGAACTCTATCGTCAGAATAAAGACCCTACAGGAACAAGCAATGCTATCCAAAAATTGGGAAATGCCTATATGGATCTTGAGGAGTATCCAAAAGCAATCTCCCTTTATCAGCAAGCTTTAGAAATCGCAAAAAAAATTGGAGATCCCAATATAGAGGGACATTTGTTCTTTAATCTTGGCAATGCATACTCTTCGATCAACCAGACCCAAAAAGAGATCGAATATTACCAGCAGGCTGTTGATAGATATAAACAAGTTGGTAATCTCAAAGATCAAGCAGATTCCCTTAAGTATATTGGCTATGCTTACTATTCTCTAGGAAATTACCAAAAATCTATTGAGTATTATCGGCAAGCATTAGCCATAGCAAGAAAAGTCAGAGATCATAATGGCGAGGCAAGTATACTCTACACTATTGGCAACATATATGAGAAGACATGGCAGTATCAGAACGCAGTCTATTTTTATCAGCAACTTTCAGTAATTTCAAAACAAATTGGCGATCAACAAAGTGCAGGAGCAGCATTAAATGATCTTGGACTTGCTTATGATAAGTTGGCACAATACCAAAAAGCGATCGAATCATTTCAGGAAGCCATCGACATCGCAAAAAAAATTGGTAATGATCCGATTGGTGAAATCATTAACCTAGGTGGTGTTTACCACTCACTAGGAAGATATCAGAAGGCAATTGAATTATATCAGTCAGCTTTGCATTCTACTAGTCCTTACGGCAGAGCGACAGTACTTCATAACACTGGTATTGCATACGGAAGACTAGGAAAGTATCAGAAAGCAATTGATCTTTTTCAGCAATCTTTAGCCATTAGTAAGCAAATCGGTAGTCGCGAAGGGGAAGCATCTTCGCTCAGCGGTCTCGGTAGATCATACGGAAGCCTAGGAGAGTATCAGAAAGCAATTAAATTTTTTCAGCAATCCTTAGCAATCGCAAAGAAAATCGGTAGTCGAGATGGTGAAGCGTCTTCACTTAGTAATCTTGGTATTGCATACGGAAAGCTAGGAGAGTATCAGAAAGCGATTGATTTATTCCAGCAATCTTTAGCTATCACAAAGCAAATAGGCGATCGTGCTGGTGAAGGAAGCTCACTCAATAACTTTGGCGAATTATTCGTCAAGCAGAACCAACACGAACTAGCTATAGTGTTCTATAAAGAATCTGTCAATGTCTACGAATCCATTCGCAAAGATATCAAAGGACTAAGCAAAGACGAAAAGGAATCTTACTTAAGCACGATCGCCCAAACCTATCGCAACCTCGCCGATTTACTCCTCAAACAAGGACGCATTCTCGAAGCCCAGCAAGTATTAGAACTCCTCAAAGTCGAAGAAATTCGTGCCTATACCCGCAACACACGCGCCGTAGACGACACCAACGGCATTGCTACTAATAAAACTGAAACCAAAACCCTCGACAAACATAGCAGCCTGATCGCCCTCGGATTGCGTGTAGATGAATGTGAGCAGAAAAAATGTCCAGAAATCAGTCAACTGATCAAACAACGCCAAGTCGTTGCTACTGAATATGACAAAACAGTCGAAACCTTAGTCAAAGAAATACGCGATCGCACGACCAATGACAAAGCATTCTTCGACCCAAACCTAACTGGCAAAATGGAAGAGATTGTTACCGCCCAACCCAAAACCATTCTCATTTATCACCTCATTCTCAAAGATAAAATCTGGGTGCTATGGGCTTCTAAAGGTGGCATTACCAAAAGTATTGAAGTTCCTAATATCGGCTTAGAAAAAGTCAGCAGCAACGTTCTTAAACTTCGCAATCTCCTGCAATCGCCTGAAAACCTAGAAGAACTTCAAAAGACTAGTCAGCAATTGCGGGAATGGTTAATTCCACCACAACTGCAAGCCGAACTCAGCGCTAATGACATCAAACATCTTGTCTTCGCGCCTGACTCCGTTACCCGATACATCCCTATGGGCGTTCTCTATGATGGCAAAAAGTACCTCGTTGAGAACTACACGATCGCCACAATTATTTCCGCAGGACTGACCGACACCACCTCCCGCTTACCCAACCCAGCCAAAAACACATCCGTCCTCGCCGCAGGACTATCTCAACCTGTCTCTGGATATTCATCCCTCCCTAATGTCCTCACCGAAATCAATGCGATCGTGCGTACTGCTGATAATCCCACCAAAGGTATTTATGACGGGATTAAGCTTCTAGACAGCACATTTACCAAGGACTCTTTATTGGATAATCTCGGTAGCTATGCGATCGCGCATATCGCCACCCACGGAAAATTTGTTTCAGGAGATCCTGACAAATCCTTCCTAGTTTTAGGTAATGGCAAAACCCTTCCTATCCCTGAAATCAAAAAGTTACGAGGCTTAAGCAAACTCCATTTAGTAGTGCTATCTGCTTGTCAGACTGCTCTCGGTGGAACCAATGGCGATGGAACTGAAATCTCAGGAATTAGCTACTTCTTTCTTGGAATTGGTGCAAAGTCAGTGATTGCCTCACTCTGGGAAGTCAGCGATGACAGCACCAGTCTATTGATGCAACAGTTTTACAACAATCTCTCTAAGAGTTCAGATTCTGCTCCTGTGACGAAGTCTGAAGCCATACAGCAAGCGCAACTCAGTCTCTTACAAAAGAAAATCACCGCAAAAG